The Rhodamnia argentea isolate NSW1041297 chromosome 7, ASM2092103v1, whole genome shotgun sequence genome contains the following window.
AAAataatcttaaacttattgtaatcaTGTCGGttcggtcttaaacctattataattgtgtcaattcggtcttaacgtgtttttttttaaccaattgagtccttagtattttacatttgtgctatTTTAGTTTTCCCGTAAATCGCTCGCATTAATGATGTTGATCCTATGTGGTATAATCGTCCTTGAcatggccaatttttaatagtattttattattcttaaaaaatttatttattttattttttattttttctttaaagtgGCCGCCGAGGGTCATCATGCCCTGGCCAACCGCTAGCGAGGGCCTCGCGTCCTCGCCAATGATGGGCAAGGGCATGGCAGCCCTCTCTGGCCACGATAagaaccaagaaaagaaaagaaacagataaataaataactattaaaaaattattaaaaactattCAAGTTAGTGCTGCCAGCGTCACGTTGGACGAATGGCTTCCATGTCgacgatttccggtcaaaataaGCATAGTGGCTTGAATTGGCGtgaatacaaaaggtttaaaactcaattgggcaaaaaaaaaaaaaaattagatcagAATTGGCATAATcgaaatagatttaggactgttttggtaattttttctaatGCGATCTCGGGTGATTCTATCAATGCCTACTCAGACAACCATCTTTACCCCAAGAATTCTTCGAATAACTCAAGGTTAAGTACCTCGTGAAAACGTTGTCTTCCACTCATTCGAGGAGGCCACCGAAAGAGTTTTTGGGCCCTTTAGAGGCACGACGGCTTGTTCCCTCTTTTGAGCAAGAGACAAATGGAGACAAATGGGCGGAGGGATCGAGCGGTGGCGTGTCCCTTCCATTTCATAATCCAATCGAAAACATGCCCACCGTCATCCACGTCGGATCAGGGGCCCCACTCTGCTTTCTTCCGGTGGCGTGACGTGGAATTATGTCCTTTTTGGCCCCATCAAGAAACTGACTCTCGGACCTTTatatataaagagagagagagtgggtgcCCGCCACGTGACGTCCTCGATTAGGCCCCGGACAATAAAGAAAGTTTGCCTACTtactgaaaaatggaaaaattagatATTAATATTAGAATGCACGAATCACATTAAGGACAATTGTCATTACCACAGTCAAGTCTAAAAATAGTGAAGAAATGTACCGAaacaatcctaaatctattgcatttatatcaatttagtcctaaatctattgcgtaGACGAGATTCGACCTTGTCGAGCCTTGCTTGGACAAGGGCAAGCGCCAATGAGGTCTCCTCGCCGGATCTCGGCGAGCGCGAGGTCCCGTGAGCCCCGCCTAGGTGAGGGCGAGGTCTAGCGAAATTCGCCTAGGCCAATGTGAGGCTCGTCGGGCCTTGCCCTCGACTAGGCTAAGCTCAGCAAGGCCAACCCTCATGCAAGCAACACCCTTGGCTTGGTTGAGGGGAGCCTCACCGACGCTTGCCCTTGCCTAGGCACAACCAGGTGAGGTCGTCCCTTGCCAACCACCAGCAAATAGAAAaggtaaattaaaaatatatattgaaaataTCCATATCGCCTTCGACCGTGTCATATAGAGCAGTTGGAGTTCACGTCGCCGAGTTTCGGTtaaaattggtcgaatggactaaattggtaccaatgtgaaaatgtttagaactaaattgatccaatttgaaAGGTCTATGACTGACTCGGAATCAATGTAGTAGATTTAGGACGtctttggtacttttctcaaaAATATTGTTATCATGAGTTTTTAACAATTGACCTAAAGGAGCAATATTTGCCTAATGAAAGAACAGTCTCCATACTTAATATTGCTACATAAGATATGGGTATCCTTCTCATCATGAGCGGATAATTTTGTTCGAGGGATATGCATGTGGTCGGCTTGTTTTAGGATTCGCACTACAAATTAATGAACTCGAAATCCATGAAATGTCCCATTGACATGACGATTGAGCAAGATGTTACTCAGAAATTTTGGCACTTGTTTGTTAATTTTAGCCTATCTCCATATGGATGAAGGAAGTATTGCATGAAATTGGATGGCACGTaggaaaataataagaaaattatGCGCAAAATACTTGGACCATGTTTGAACACCACCATCTTTGCAACTATCAAGCgcacacaaatacaaaaaaaggatTGTGTGCCGTAGTCGTAATTCCGGActtgcttattcctcttccTAAACACCCAACCGTAAAGAAAATGAAACGTATTTTCAACTCAACCTCGACATATATCGCGACTTATTTATAGTAACCATGGCCATGTCATCATCAAGAGACGCAGCATGCATTCGGGTTCTCGTCGCTGAAGAGCTGAGGAGGAGGCGAGTCTGGCGAGAGTCTCTCGACAATGTAAAGCGGCTGATAATGGTACACCATCCTATTCATACTGTCCTCGCTGTAAACGACCAAGTTTTCCACTTCCTGTCCTTCCATTTTGGCCTCTTCcgctttctcttctttccctccaTCGGGCTTGTCatctccctctttcttttcctcttgcggcttctcctcctccttctcccccTCCGGCTTCACGTCTCCCGGCGGTTcgcttccttcctttttctcctcctgCTTTTCCGGCTCCGGCTGCGGGACTATTTTGGCTTGCTTTTTGGTTCGTCTGTAGACATAGTCGACTAGCTTGTTCGGGTCCATGGTCCCTGTGACCACGACTTTTCCAGAGCTAAACTCTGTCGCCGCCGTTTGAACTCCTGTTGATTAATAAAagtcaaaatacaatttgaacAAGTTCATAAGATCTACCaaagtctcaattttttttttatctgccTGATCATATGGCAATCATATCCACATGCATTTGCCAGATCATACCTCTCATTTTGAGTATCCTCTTCTTAAGTTGCTCAGCACAGGCTTCACAGTGCATGTTGACGTTTAGCTCCACGGTCATTAACTCACTAACCTGAAAAACCCAAAATGAAAGGATAAAAACGTTAATTACAAAGAGAAATCACTACCCTTTTTACCCTTTGGTTAGCATAATCTAATTAGGGTAATTAACTTTATCTTTTCACTGTCTGTGTGCATTAATCATGGGGTGATTTTGGTGATTAACCATCTAATCCACGAGACCTGTGAAGTGACGACTTGGGGAAGTGGTTCGCCCTCAGCCGGAGGCTGTGGAGAGATCACTTCGACTCTTCGCTTGGTCTTTCTGGTGATTCTATTGCACACCGCTTGAGGCTCCACCACTCCTTTTATAGTCACCTGGTTTTTGTCCATGTCAATTTCAACTCCCTCTACTCCTGAAATTACAAAAGTAAATGCAATCAAGAATGCAATGAGATTATTAAAAATGTACCTGCAGAACATAAAAGAAATGTTATATCGCGAATAGACTCGTTTTATTGCCGAATCACCAATTCGGGAATTTCGAAATTTAAACTTTGGAGACAACGGTAATCTAATTTCGGGATATTGTTTTTACCTCGAATTTTCATGATGGACCTTTTGATCTTTTTGGCACATCCAGCACAGTGCAAGTCCACGTACAAAATGAGGGGAGAAGGTGGCTttggctcctcctcctttttctcttccactttctcttccttcttttcttctgccTTCTCCTCTGGCTTAGCCTCGACGTTAGCCTCTTCCTGCTCAGGTATTTCACCAATAATTCAACACATTGCAACATGAACTTGTCGCAACGATTTTTCCGACTTAAAAATTCGAGACTACTACATGCGGGAAAAACACAGACGTgaacaaaatattaattaagCTCCGTAAACAAGTGACGTGCCCAAAATTCGACGTACGTGAGTTGAAGAGAGGTAAAATTAAGACGACTAAGCAATGAACCGCAGCTATATTCACATTAATGCTGCGAAAAAAACTTAACCTTTTGACCATTTTGGTTATTTGGATTTGTTGATCAACATAAAGCAATGTTCTTGAAAAGAATCATATAGACAAATAATGACACTATGCTTCATCAAAACCAAAAGCATGCGAAGAAAATCAAAACCCAAtattctcatcatcatcatcacctgtTTGGCCTCTTCATCCATATCTTCTCTCTGAATGATGAACCCCCTTCTTGCTTGAAGTGAGTGATAGATATATGCAGAAGGTACAAGTATCTTGAGGGAGTAACCTAGCTATCGTTTGGACTTTCGGTTGATGCAAGGGCAATTTGCAAAAAGACAGGCTTATCTGGATTCCAAAGCACATGCAGTGCCACTAGCAAGAATGTGCAAAAGTATATCAATTCCTCCTTAGTTTAAGAATTCTTTTGGGATTCTCTTCATCTCCTCAAAGGTTGAAGGAGGTAGAAATGGAGGGAGGAGATAGTGAAGGTAGGGTTTGCATATTTataggcagagagagagagagagagagagagagagagttctcagTTCATCTTCACCGACGGGTAGATCTTTCATGAAAAGGTGGTGAAGGGTCACGCACATGTGTGGGATCATGTATGGACCATACCAAGAAAAGCTAAAACCTAATCGATCTCCCTTAAGCCAAAAAGAATATAGACTACTCTTAACTCTTAAGTCCCGAGCAATACAAGTGGTTTGTCCTTTAGCCAAAAAGAGCTTACGTTTTGGGTTACATAACATGGGATATGGAAGGTGCAAGGGTCTAATCCATGCTTGGTGGATGCTGCATGATTCCAATTTTCAGCACTACTACATCTTTCAAAACTAGAATTCTAGCTATACAAAAGGGTCTAGTGGTTAGGTACAATACTCTCGTTTCACAGGATGTTACTAGACGGGTCATATCGTTTATATGATATAGTAAATCAgcccttttcttctctcttctttttctttttctatacaACAAGTGTCGACCAAGTGATTAGCCAGCTAATATtagaaatgaataatttgattgCTCTTTGGGTGACTTCAATGTATGGTATGGTTTGTCTTATGGCCAAAAGATGTCGTACCGTTTGTGGATGTCTGCCCCTTGAGTTTTTAAAAGGGCCCAGGATTTGATTAGACGTGGATTTGAGGAAAATGAGAAATTACAACTTCTTAGCCTATGATTTTgtggttattattattattattattattattattaagaaattaaaatgtCATCATCAAATGCATAAAGCTTTGTCGTTTGGTTACTTGAGTTGGGATTGTACGTTGAAACGTGGAGGTTGGGAAAATCCAAGAAAGTCTGGCGTGTAAATGACTGGGCATTGAAAGTTGATACCACGTGGTTCCTTAACAAATCAAACTTATGTCCATTAAGTACacatttttcttccccttcttttcccttttcagtTCTTTCTTCGCCTGCGCTTTTAGGTCATCCGAAAGCCATAGCTTTGTTAGTCTCACCTACTTTCTCTATCTGAATCGATTTTTTCACCACCTTACCCACCTGCATTAACCCACGAAATAGATTGATCTTGATTTGGGTGCACATCTCCTTCGGTTAAATCGAACCGAACTCGATTCGACAAATTCAACTGATAAGATAACATGGTAGATTCAAAATGGGCGTTTGATTAAGTGGACGTATTTATGCATTCAATAACAATTCGCCATACTTACTTTGCTAATCTGTGACGTAATCCAATCTTATTTTTCTTATACTTTCCCTCACatgaagataaggaaaaaaaacaaagaaaaaattgcagGAGCAAAGAAATGGACATGTGAAACCAGTTCAGGAAAGAGAAGGCCAACTTACCAATGTCAAAAGACAAAAGCACGTGTAAATCACTCAGCATGGGACGCCAATCAAACACTCCAACCTAGCTTTGCTCAATCTTCAGATCTTGAGTCACTGCAACCTTTGGAAATCTTCCAGCTGATCTGATGCAAAAGTCTTCAAAGAACAACCACAGAAAAAAGGTTGATCGACCCTCCATTGATGAATCCTCCCTTTTACTTAATTATAACTTTTCCaacctctcttttttcttaattaaattcAAGACATTCTAATTAAGGAGGGTGCATATTCACCTCTTTGACTTGGCATGGGCGGTTAGTGGAATCTAGATGGTTGCTTAGCCACTTAAGACATAAAAGTGGAAGCAGGAGGCAATTAGAGTCGAACTACTTTTAGACAACCCTCCTCCAAGTACCAAATCGCCATTGAAGTTATTGGGCAAATATGCAAGTGGCTGGTAGGTGTAGTTAGTTTGTTTGAGGATCGGTTTGCTAAAATTAAGGTTCCAAAAACTACAACTAGGAAGGGAGCACACACGCTCAGGTGCCAAATGCAGGACCACGCAAATTCAGGACATCAGCCTAGCCCATGAGGAATGAGGATTTCCTGCGTTGAATGTTTCTTTCCGAGTAATAGTCTACAGCAGGACTAACTTGTCAATCGTGGGCAAGGCACCTTACGAGAGGATCGACAGCGTATCGATCCTTTCATTGAATGCAGGCGATACCATCGAAAGACGACATCAATGGCAAGTTTCCGAATCGATAACAGAACAAAAATTACCACATGATATTCTGTCTGACACATTATTTTTAAGTACATTACAGGATTAGGGGGCTACAAGTACAGTAAGGGAAACTCCCATCTTTGCCTACTCACGTCATTCACTAAATTTGTTTACTGTACAGATGAATGCTGGTGCTCAGACAAATATACTTCT
Protein-coding sequences here:
- the LOC115726824 gene encoding heavy metal-associated isoprenylated plant protein 9; translation: MDEEAKQEEANVEAKPEEKAEEKKEEKVEEKKEEEPKPPSPLILYVDLHCAGCAKKIKRSIMKIRGVEGVEIDMDKNQVTIKGVVEPQAVCNRITRKTKRRVEVISPQPPAEGEPLPQVVTSQVSELMTVELNVNMHCEACAEQLKKRILKMRGVQTAATEFSSGKVVVTGTMDPNKLVDYVYRRTKKQAKIVPQPEPEKQEEKKEGSEPPGDVKPEGEKEEEKPQEEKKEGDDKPDGGKEEKAEEAKMEGQEVENLVVYSEDSMNRMVYHYQPLYIVERLSPDSPPPQLFSDENPNACCVS